From one Halothece sp. PCC 7418 genomic stretch:
- a CDS encoding cell wall metabolism sensor histidine kinase WalK has product MTLTILFTFASGLFLGLLIGYWQKRSSQKKLRQLLKDLSDQHPENISLPLSNRLRREILRIQAHADQLQNQLELWQDLIEVAPIGYIQVDEENQLLWCNQQARQLLRLDRWKQGQVRLLLELVRSYELDQLIEETRKTQHPQIQEWVFHTTDFSTDTRGQSSPKNFTIAIALKGSSYPLPEGAVGVFLENQQPLVELSQRSDRLFSDLTHELRTPLTSIRLVAEALQTRLQPPESRWVEQMLQEANRLIRLIEDWLEISQLEKRPQQNLKTEYFALQSLITSAWETLKPLADQKQLQFIYQGEQSLFITADHSRLTQVFLNLFDNAIKYSPPESNIWVNVVLLPSHRINKPEDWVQINVIDQGQGLSKTDILRVFDRLYRGNDMSAEEKDPPDHSTTGFQSSGTGLGLSITRQIILAHEGRIQAKNHPDTGGAWLQIELPKVSLEEISTDHSQE; this is encoded by the coding sequence ATGACTCTCACCATACTATTTACCTTTGCTAGTGGTTTATTCCTTGGATTGCTGATTGGTTACTGGCAAAAACGCTCCTCACAAAAAAAATTACGCCAACTCCTGAAAGATCTATCGGATCAACATCCCGAAAATATTTCCTTACCTTTAAGTAATCGCTTGCGTCGGGAAATTTTACGAATCCAAGCCCATGCGGATCAACTCCAAAATCAATTAGAACTTTGGCAAGACTTAATAGAAGTTGCTCCCATTGGCTATATCCAAGTCGATGAAGAAAATCAGTTGCTATGGTGTAATCAACAAGCGCGACAGCTACTGCGCCTTGATCGCTGGAAACAAGGTCAAGTGAGGTTACTCTTAGAGTTAGTTCGCTCTTATGAACTGGACCAACTTATTGAAGAAACTCGCAAGACTCAACACCCTCAAATTCAAGAATGGGTTTTTCATACTACTGATTTTTCAACGGATACAAGGGGTCAATCTTCCCCAAAGAATTTTACGATCGCGATCGCGCTGAAAGGATCAAGCTATCCCTTACCAGAAGGTGCGGTCGGTGTCTTCCTAGAAAATCAACAACCCCTTGTCGAACTCTCTCAACGTTCAGATCGCCTCTTTTCTGATCTCACTCATGAATTGAGAACGCCTCTCACCTCTATTCGTTTGGTTGCAGAAGCCCTACAAACAAGACTACAACCCCCAGAAAGTCGTTGGGTTGAGCAAATGCTACAAGAAGCCAATCGGCTCATTCGTCTCATTGAAGATTGGTTAGAAATTTCTCAACTCGAAAAAAGACCCCAACAAAACCTAAAAACCGAATATTTTGCCTTACAATCTCTGATTACTTCCGCCTGGGAAACCCTTAAACCCTTAGCTGACCAGAAGCAATTACAATTCATCTATCAAGGAGAACAATCCTTATTTATCACCGCAGATCATTCTCGCCTTACACAAGTCTTTCTCAACCTTTTTGATAATGCCATTAAATATAGTCCACCCGAAAGTAACATTTGGGTGAATGTTGTTTTGCTTCCTTCCCATCGCATCAATAAGCCAGAAGATTGGGTGCAAATTAATGTCATTGATCAAGGTCAAGGCTTATCAAAAACAGACATTTTACGAGTATTTGATCGCCTCTATCGAGGGAATGATATGTCAGCAGAAGAAAAAGATCCTCCTGATCACTCAACAACAGGATTTCAATCCTCAGGAACAGGTCTAGGTCTATCCATTACACGACAAATTATTTTGGCTCATGAGGGAAGAATCCAAGCTAAAAATCATCCTGATACAGGAGGAGCTTGGTTACAAATCGAACTCCCAAAAGTTAGTTTAGAAGAGATCTCAACTGATCACTCTCAGGAATAA
- the rpaB gene encoding response regulator transcription factor RpaB → MENHKEKILVVDDEASIRRILETRLSMIGYDVVTAADGEEAIATFNENHPDLVVLDVMMPKLDGYGVCQELRKESDIPIIMLTALGDVADRITGLELGADDYVVKPFSPKELEARIRSVLRRVDKEGMSGIPSSGVIQVGSIKIDTNRRQVYKGDERIRLTGMEFSLLELMVGRSGEAFSRSEILQEVWGYTPERHVDTRVVDVHISRLRAKLEDDPSNPELILTARGTGYMFQRVTEVGEEKSQ, encoded by the coding sequence TTGGAAAATCATAAAGAAAAAATTTTAGTCGTTGACGATGAAGCTAGCATTCGTCGTATCCTCGAAACTCGTTTGTCCATGATTGGCTACGATGTTGTAACAGCAGCAGATGGTGAAGAAGCCATTGCTACTTTTAACGAAAATCATCCTGATCTGGTTGTTTTAGATGTAATGATGCCAAAACTGGATGGTTATGGGGTGTGTCAAGAACTCCGCAAAGAATCTGACATTCCCATTATCATGCTAACTGCACTGGGAGATGTTGCTGACCGCATTACAGGGCTAGAATTAGGCGCGGATGACTATGTGGTCAAACCGTTTTCTCCCAAGGAGTTAGAAGCCCGTATCCGTTCGGTATTAAGACGAGTGGATAAAGAGGGAATGTCAGGGATTCCCAGTTCTGGCGTAATTCAGGTGGGTTCAATTAAAATTGATACCAACCGCCGTCAAGTGTATAAAGGAGACGAACGTATTCGCCTTACGGGAATGGAGTTTAGTTTGCTAGAACTGATGGTGGGTCGGTCTGGGGAAGCCTTTTCTCGGTCTGAGATTTTGCAGGAAGTGTGGGGTTATACCCCTGAACGTCATGTGGATACCCGCGTGGTGGATGTGCATATTTCTCGGTTACGCGCCAAACTGGAAGATGATCCCAGTAACCCAGAATTAATCTTGACTGCTAGAGGAACGGGTTATATGTTCCAGCGTGTGACTGAGGTTGGGGAGGAAAAATCTCAATGA
- the phoU gene encoding phosphate signaling complex protein PhoU, with protein MLSYWSSHNGDPRNSYFDRSLKRIEQDVLRMGALVEQSFRLSHEALFHQNLEAAKQIDDIDRQVDQYYRQIELDCAALMTLQAPVATDLRVISAFMQLIRDLERIGDYAQDLAEFAIKLFPYPPHPCLSEVAAMSHQTQMMLAASLVALADLDATAGKRVKQMDDIVDDAYDELYTVLAKDNKIDSVVEPILLLGLTIRHLERMADHATNIGQRVAYIVTGDRA; from the coding sequence GTGTTGAGTTATTGGTCTTCTCATAATGGCGATCCTCGAAATTCTTACTTTGACCGTTCCTTAAAACGGATCGAACAAGATGTTTTGCGGATGGGAGCTTTGGTTGAACAATCGTTTCGCTTGAGTCATGAAGCCCTTTTTCATCAAAATTTGGAAGCAGCAAAACAAATTGATGATATTGATCGACAAGTTGATCAGTATTATCGTCAAATTGAATTGGATTGCGCTGCTCTGATGACATTACAAGCCCCCGTCGCAACAGATTTACGAGTAATCAGTGCATTTATGCAATTAATTCGAGATTTAGAGCGTATTGGTGATTATGCCCAAGATTTAGCAGAATTTGCCATTAAGTTATTTCCTTATCCTCCTCATCCTTGTTTATCAGAAGTTGCAGCCATGTCTCATCAAACTCAAATGATGTTAGCAGCAAGTTTAGTGGCTTTGGCGGATTTAGATGCGACAGCAGGAAAGAGAGTTAAACAAATGGATGATATCGTGGATGATGCCTATGATGAGCTTTATACTGTTTTGGCTAAAGATAACAAGATAGATAGTGTGGTTGAACCGATTTTATTATTAGGATTAACGATTCGTCATTTAGAGCGCATGGCAGATCATGCGACAAATATTGGACAGCGTGTTGCTTATATTGTTACTGGCGATCGCGCTTAA
- a CDS encoding creatininase family protein: MLLHLQTWQEVEQYLEQSRGMIIPIGSTEQHGPTGLIGTDAICAEVIAKGVGENTNALVAPTINVGMALHHLAFPGSLSLRPTTLIQVVQDITSSLASSGFRRFFFINGHGGNIATLKAAFSQTYAHLADLNLPEADQVYCQVSNWFMCREVRELAKELYGDEEGSHATPSEVALTQYAYPEAIKSAHLEKEVASGHPIYSAEDFRRHYPDGRMGSNPALATPEQGKQFYERAVKALSEQYLKFLNS, translated from the coding sequence ATGTTACTGCATTTACAGACTTGGCAGGAAGTTGAACAGTATTTAGAACAATCCCGAGGAATGATTATTCCCATTGGTTCAACGGAACAACACGGACCAACAGGATTAATTGGAACGGATGCCATTTGTGCGGAGGTAATTGCTAAAGGAGTGGGAGAAAACACAAATGCTTTGGTTGCACCAACGATTAATGTTGGTATGGCTCTTCATCATCTCGCGTTTCCAGGAAGCCTCAGCTTACGCCCGACAACTTTAATTCAAGTTGTTCAAGATATCACTTCTAGTTTAGCGTCTTCTGGGTTTCGGCGATTCTTTTTTATTAATGGTCATGGTGGAAATATTGCCACCTTAAAGGCTGCTTTTTCTCAAACCTACGCCCATCTTGCGGATTTAAATTTACCAGAAGCGGATCAAGTTTATTGTCAAGTTTCTAATTGGTTTATGTGTCGTGAGGTTCGTGAGTTAGCCAAAGAATTATATGGCGATGAAGAAGGATCGCACGCCACTCCTAGTGAAGTAGCACTCACCCAATATGCTTATCCAGAGGCGATTAAGTCCGCTCATCTTGAAAAAGAGGTAGCTTCAGGACACCCCATTTACAGTGCTGAAGATTTCCGTCGTCATTATCCTGATGGGAGAATGGGATCGAATCCTGCACTTGCGACCCCTGAACAGGGGAAACAGTTCTATGAAAGGGCGGTAAAGGCTTTGAGTGAGCAGTATTTGAAGTTCTTGAACAGTTAG
- the trmB gene encoding tRNA (guanosine(46)-N7)-methyltransferase TrmB, producing MPRVRVRQHVNPLSEKYQTPPTLPNWGKIYSDLSQPFFLDIGAARGRFLLEMAQVQPDYNYLGLEIREPLVIEANRIRDELALTNLHYLFCQVNISLNVILASLPKKAVEYVTIQFPDPWFKKRHGKRRIVQPELVNALAEYLPSQATVFLQSDVEFVSLEMSRHFAQHPAFIRENLSWLSENPLPVATEREISTINQNEPVYRTLFSKN from the coding sequence TTGCCCAGAGTAAGAGTTCGTCAGCACGTTAACCCCCTTAGTGAAAAATATCAAACCCCGCCCACGCTCCCGAATTGGGGAAAGATTTATTCTGATCTTAGCCAGCCATTTTTTTTAGATATTGGTGCAGCCAGAGGGCGTTTTCTATTAGAAATGGCGCAAGTGCAACCAGACTATAATTACTTAGGATTGGAAATTCGTGAACCTCTCGTCATCGAAGCCAACCGTATTCGGGATGAACTGGCTTTAACCAATCTTCATTACCTTTTTTGCCAAGTTAATATTTCTCTGAATGTCATTTTAGCTTCTCTTCCCAAGAAGGCCGTTGAGTATGTAACGATTCAATTTCCTGATCCTTGGTTTAAAAAACGTCATGGGAAACGACGAATTGTTCAACCTGAATTGGTTAACGCCCTTGCTGAGTATCTCCCATCTCAAGCAACCGTATTTCTACAATCCGATGTAGAGTTTGTCAGTCTAGAAATGTCTCGTCATTTCGCTCAACATCCCGCTTTTATTCGAGAAAACCTGAGTTGGCTTTCAGAAAATCCCCTTCCTGTGGCGACTGAACGTGAAATTAGTACCATTAACCAAAATGAGCCTGTCTATCGGACATTGTTTTCTAAAAACTAG
- the nadC gene encoding carboxylating nicotinate-nucleotide diphosphorylase: MTLPPNILIEPLLQDWLREDIGRGDRATSALIEPTLIPQEAVWIAKQPGIIAGLPIAEKIFRLLGEIVWHPQVSEGESCHQQQEILRCRAQPNTLLTGERVALNLVMHLSGIATLTRSYVDKIADLPTQLVDTRKTTPGLRVLEKYATQLGGAVNHRFGLDDSAMIKENHIQVAGGVKNAIAQVRSQLPYPLTIEVETTTQAEVEAALTTEVDIIMLDNMSPQLMSEMVQLIRRSGKAIKIEASGNITLETIREVAETGVDYISTSAPITQAKWLDLSMKLL; this comes from the coding sequence ATGACACTGCCACCAAATATTCTGATTGAGCCTTTATTACAAGACTGGTTACGGGAAGATATTGGACGGGGCGATCGCGCGACATCAGCCCTAATTGAACCCACTTTAATTCCACAAGAGGCGGTTTGGATTGCTAAACAACCTGGGATCATTGCTGGTTTACCAATTGCAGAAAAAATCTTTCGCTTATTGGGAGAAATCGTCTGGCATCCGCAAGTTAGTGAAGGGGAAAGTTGTCATCAGCAACAGGAAATTTTACGCTGTCGCGCCCAACCCAATACCCTGCTTACTGGAGAGAGGGTTGCTTTAAACCTGGTAATGCACTTGAGTGGGATTGCAACTCTTACCCGTAGCTATGTGGACAAAATTGCTGATTTACCGACGCAGTTAGTTGATACCCGAAAAACAACGCCAGGCTTAAGAGTTTTAGAAAAATACGCGACTCAGTTGGGTGGTGCAGTTAACCATCGCTTTGGTTTAGATGATTCGGCGATGATCAAAGAAAATCATATCCAAGTTGCAGGCGGAGTTAAAAACGCGATCGCGCAAGTTCGTTCTCAACTCCCCTATCCGTTAACCATCGAAGTAGAAACCACGACACAAGCGGAAGTGGAAGCAGCCCTCACCACTGAGGTTGATATCATCATGCTGGATAATATGTCCCCTCAGTTAATGAGTGAAATGGTGCAGTTAATTCGTCGTAGTGGCAAAGCGATTAAAATTGAAGCCTCAGGGAATATTACCCTAGAAACGATTCGGGAGGTTGCAGAAACAGGAGTTGACTATATTTCTACCAGTGCACCGATTACCCAAGCCAAATGGTTAGATTTAAGCATGAAGCTGTTATAA
- the radA gene encoding DNA repair protein RadA: protein MSKAKIIHVCSVCGTEHNQWFGKCSGCGEFGTLEEEQVTSVGGNSRSGWQSNKYPTSVNKNKPPKPRISLKFSQIQDDEQPRFPSGYVELDRVLGGGIVPGSLVLIGGDPGIGKSTLLLQVANQTAHTQRTLYVSAEESGQQVKLRASRLGVGLTDMPTEEKNAAADSNGHTPKSLSHDNLYVLAETDLEEILREIESLKPMLAIIDSIQTLYFASLSSAPGSVAQVRECTSALMQVAKRENVTLLIVGHVTKEGAIAGPRVLEHLVDTVLYFEGDRYASHRLLRSVKNRFGATHEIGVFEMIDHGLREVENPSELFLGNRDESVPGTAIVVACEGTRPIVVELQALVSPTSYTSPRRATTGVDYNRLQQILAVLEKRVGVPLSKLDAYVATAGGLGVEEPAADLGVAVAVVASFRDRVVDPRTALIGEVGLGGQVRLVSQLELRIKEAAKLGFQRAIVPKGQSLPDLGIEIITVSTVLDAIVAAIPSQPRYGEGDEEE from the coding sequence ATGTCTAAAGCAAAAATAATCCATGTTTGCAGTGTTTGTGGCACAGAACATAACCAATGGTTTGGTAAGTGTTCGGGTTGTGGAGAATTTGGCACTCTAGAGGAAGAACAGGTCACCTCAGTTGGCGGAAATTCTCGCAGTGGATGGCAGTCTAATAAATATCCCACTTCTGTTAATAAAAATAAACCCCCTAAGCCTCGGATTTCCTTAAAATTTTCTCAAATTCAAGATGATGAACAGCCTCGTTTTCCCTCAGGATATGTTGAGTTGGATCGGGTGTTGGGTGGGGGGATTGTTCCAGGTTCTTTGGTTTTGATTGGCGGTGATCCCGGAATTGGTAAATCAACCTTGTTGTTACAAGTGGCAAACCAAACCGCACACACGCAGCGTACGCTTTATGTATCAGCAGAAGAATCGGGACAACAAGTGAAGTTACGGGCTTCGCGCTTGGGGGTAGGATTAACGGATATGCCCACGGAAGAAAAAAACGCTGCTGCTGATAGTAATGGTCACACGCCGAAAAGTCTCAGTCATGACAATCTTTATGTTTTAGCGGAAACGGATTTAGAAGAAATTTTACGGGAAATTGAATCACTTAAACCCATGTTAGCGATTATTGATAGTATTCAAACCCTTTACTTTGCTTCTTTAAGTTCTGCACCTGGTTCGGTGGCGCAGGTGCGGGAATGTACGTCAGCGTTAATGCAAGTGGCAAAACGGGAAAATGTGACCTTGTTGATTGTCGGTCATGTTACCAAAGAAGGCGCGATCGCCGGACCAAGAGTGTTAGAACATTTAGTGGATACGGTGCTTTATTTTGAAGGAGACCGCTATGCGTCTCATCGGCTTCTCCGATCTGTGAAAAACCGCTTTGGGGCGACTCATGAGATCGGGGTCTTTGAAATGATTGATCATGGCTTGCGAGAGGTGGAAAATCCTTCAGAATTATTTTTGGGGAATCGGGATGAATCTGTCCCTGGAACTGCCATTGTGGTTGCTTGCGAAGGCACACGACCCATTGTAGTCGAGTTGCAGGCTCTAGTGAGTCCCACCAGTTATACCTCTCCTAGGCGGGCAACCACTGGGGTTGATTATAACCGTCTCCAACAGATTTTAGCAGTGTTAGAAAAACGAGTGGGGGTTCCGCTTTCTAAGTTAGATGCTTATGTAGCAACGGCGGGTGGTTTAGGGGTGGAAGAACCAGCTGCTGATTTAGGGGTGGCGGTGGCGGTTGTGGCGAGTTTTCGCGATCGCGTGGTGGATCCAAGGACGGCTTTGATTGGTGAGGTGGGGTTAGGGGGGCAGGTGCGATTAGTGTCACAATTAGAACTGCGGATTAAAGAAGCTGCGAAATTAGGCTTTCAACGCGCGATCGTTCCCAAGGGGCAAAGTTTACCCGATCTAGGGATTGAAATTATTACTGTTAGTACCGTCCTTGACGCGATCGTTGCTGCTATTCCCTCCCAACCTCGTTACGGCGAAGGGGATGAAGAAGAATAA
- a CDS encoding cofactor assembly of complex C subunit B codes for MKTSDPNRILRLLPLLVGGLGGTFLLINRLLTLELTSSQARSDAIGVLLSAILILVGLLWQRVQPRSPEAVELIGEEGFELASDLSEDAKTELAWATHLLLTNTPARSLLVYYQGEVLLRRGILGKKAEVTPGNILQRVLEKQKPVYLVNLNLYPGKIEFDYLPENAQALICQPIGKEGVLIVAANAPRSYTKQDETWVEGIADKLSYTLSQAKATTSH; via the coding sequence ATGAAGACTTCTGATCCCAATCGGATTTTACGCCTTTTGCCCCTCCTTGTTGGGGGGCTAGGGGGAACTTTTTTGCTGATTAATCGCCTGCTCACTCTTGAGTTAACTTCATCGCAAGCGCGATCCGATGCCATTGGAGTTTTACTCAGTGCGATTTTGATTTTAGTGGGACTGCTTTGGCAACGGGTGCAACCGCGTTCTCCTGAGGCGGTCGAGTTAATCGGAGAAGAAGGGTTTGAGTTGGCTTCCGATTTATCAGAAGACGCAAAAACAGAACTGGCGTGGGCAACTCATTTATTGTTAACCAATACGCCAGCGCGATCGCTGCTGGTTTATTATCAAGGTGAAGTTTTACTTCGGCGAGGAATCTTAGGCAAAAAAGCAGAAGTGACTCCAGGCAATATTCTGCAACGAGTTTTAGAAAAACAAAAACCGGTTTATCTGGTTAACTTAAACTTATATCCTGGAAAAATTGAATTTGACTATCTTCCTGAGAATGCACAAGCCCTGATCTGTCAGCCGATCGGGAAGGAAGGGGTTTTAATAGTTGCAGCTAACGCCCCCCGAAGTTACACCAAACAAGATGAAACTTGGGTAGAAGGAATTGCGGATAAATTAAGCTATACGCTGTCTCAGGCAAAAGCAACAACCAGTCATTAA
- a CDS encoding response regulator transcription factor, giving the protein MLSLDIPKTSSSQEFTQSARILVVEDEDLIREMVVLSLKEEGYEVSIATDGRTASNLLQAEDPNSPEFPYDLIVLDLMLPQINGLDICRWLRYQGNIIPVLILSAKASETDRVLGLEVGADDYITKPFSMPEFIARCRALLRRQRFSSFPQSPVLQYQDITLFPQECRVTVRGEEISLSPKEFKLLELFIGSPRRVWSREQLIEQIWGPDFLGDTKTVDVHIRWLREKLEPDPSHPSYIVTVRGFGYRFG; this is encoded by the coding sequence ATGCTGTCTCTTGATATACCAAAAACTTCTTCCAGTCAGGAATTTACTCAATCTGCTCGCATTCTCGTCGTCGAAGATGAAGACTTAATTCGAGAAATGGTCGTCCTTTCCCTAAAAGAAGAAGGTTATGAAGTTTCTATAGCAACAGATGGACGAACTGCTTCTAATCTCTTACAAGCAGAAGACCCCAATAGTCCAGAGTTTCCTTACGATCTGATTGTTTTAGATTTGATGTTACCGCAAATTAACGGACTAGATATTTGCCGTTGGCTACGGTATCAGGGCAATATTATCCCTGTACTCATTTTAAGTGCTAAAGCAAGCGAAACCGATCGCGTTTTAGGCTTAGAAGTGGGTGCAGACGACTACATTACCAAACCCTTTAGTATGCCCGAGTTTATCGCTCGCTGTCGGGCTTTATTACGACGACAACGGTTTAGCAGCTTCCCCCAAAGCCCTGTCCTGCAATATCAAGATATTACCCTGTTTCCTCAAGAATGTCGCGTTACTGTTCGCGGAGAAGAGATTAGCCTCTCACCCAAAGAATTTAAACTGCTAGAACTCTTTATTGGTTCTCCTCGTCGCGTTTGGTCACGAGAACAACTCATTGAGCAAATCTGGGGCCCAGACTTTCTCGGTGATACCAAAACCGTTGATGTTCATATTCGCTGGTTACGAGAAAAATTAGAACCCGATCCCTCTCACCCCTCATATATTGTTACAGTGCGAGGTTTTGGCTATCGGTTCGGTTAA